The sequence cgtgatttacagctcatccatgcaaaaagttttgtaaatagactttatttagtacttcaaattaataagatttctttgtaaaattttgcgttttcgtgtttttgcgtttacagggtGAGAACCCTTACTGCATTATCGCTTCAATTCCTTTCCCCCTCGTCTTCCTGTTTGCAAGGCATCAAGTCGGTGTACCCGATGCTCTTCCTGGTCGTCGGGAAGATCATGAACACCATGCTAGCCAGGAACCCTAGCCCCACCGGCAGGTTCATGAGCACCTCCCTGCTGACGTCCGGCCCGATGTCTGGGAACAGGCAGCTCTGTATGCCGGCGTTGCCAAGCGCGACGACGACGAACAAGACCGAGGAGACGAGCGCGTGCACGAAGTCCAGCGGCCTGACCTTCATCCGAGGCAGGTCCCGGAACTTGCGCCTCCTCTCCTCGCCCGTGCCGTCGAAGTTGAACGGGTAGAAGCCCCGCGGCGTGGCCACGCCGTAGTAGAGCCGGCCGTCGCAGCCGACCAGGCTGTCGGTGAAGGAGAGCAGCAcgcaggaggcggcgcaggcgccGATGAGGGCGAGGGTGAGGTACCGGCTGGCCACCCCGCACGCGCCGTGGTTGCTGAAGGACGGCGCCAGGGCGTGGAAGACCGTGACCGTGCCGGTCGGCAGGAGCTTGACGATGTCGCTGGCGCCGCACAGGGTCTTGTCGACcagtggcggcggtggcttgGCGCCGCCGTCTGGCATCAGGAGCTTTATGTCGGCCATTTGGGTCTGCACGGCGGCGTTGTGTCCCATCTTATTTATCACCAGCAGATGGTCGCGCACTTGCACTCTGCTAGCTGTTGTTGCTCACACTTTTATGGCCGTTCTGAGTAGTTGCAGGATGCGACTTGTAATGTCACAACTTGTGGGTGCATCCGTGCTTGGACAGGAAACTCGTGCCAAGTAGCTAACTAAATTGTTAAAGTCGACGTTGACATTACATAGGTCACAGTGTTAATGGCAGATATATTATGTGTAGTGTTCACTTTTGTTACTGTGCAATGTGAATTTAGAAGTTTTGAATATCATTTTTTAATAAAGGACTAATCCAACCTCGATATCCATCTTGTAGATATATATACCGTAAAAAATTACGAGATTTTAGACTTCAAACCTCAAACCAAGGATTTCACAACCATGAGAGAAAGAAAGCTATAAAA comes from Panicum virgatum strain AP13 chromosome 4K, P.virgatum_v5, whole genome shotgun sequence and encodes:
- the LOC120703308 gene encoding protein DMP2-like, encoding MGHNAAVQTQMADIKLLMPDGGAKPPPPLVDKTLCGASDIVKLLPTGTVTVFHALAPSFSNHGACGVASRYLTLALIGACAASCVLLSFTDSLVGCDGRLYYGVATPRGFYPFNFDGTGEERRRKFRDLPRMKVRPLDFVHALVSSVLFVVVALGNAGIQSCLFPDIGPDVSREVLMNLPVGLGFLASMVFMIFPTTRKSIGYTDLMPCKQEDEGERN